In the Quercus lobata isolate SW786 chromosome 5, ValleyOak3.0 Primary Assembly, whole genome shotgun sequence genome, one interval contains:
- the LOC115988697 gene encoding probable histone H2A.1, with product MAGRGKSLAAGTAKKSTSRSSKAGLQFPVGRIARFLKTGKYAERVGGGAPVYLAAVLEYLAAEVLELAGNAARDNKKTRIVPRHIQLAVRNDEELSKLLGSVTIANGGVLPNIHNMLLPKKTGAGSKSGPIDD from the exons ATGGCCGGAAGAGGCAAATCTCTCGCCGCAGGCACAGCCAAGAAGAGCACATCTCGGAGCAGCAAAGCCGGTCTCCAGTTCCCCGTCGGCCGTATCGCCCGTTTCCTCAAAACCGGCAAGTACGCCGAACGCGTCGGCGGTGGCGCCCCTGTCTACCTCGCCGCCGTCCTCGAGTATCTCGCCGCCGAG GTTTTGGAATTGGCTGGGAATGCAGCGAGAGACAACAAGAAGACACGTATAGTGCCACGTCATATCCAGTTGGCGGTGAGGAACGACGAGGAACTGAGTAAGCTTCTTGGGTCTGTGACCATCGCAAACGGTGGCGTTTTGCCCAACATTCACAACATGCTCTTGCCTAAGAAAACCGGCGCCGGTTCCAAGAGCGGCCCAATCGATGACTAG
- the LOC115988331 gene encoding uncharacterized protein LOC115988331: MARNYGFLVCLLIMILDIIAGILGIEAEISQNKVKHLRMWIFECRDPSYQAFKLGLAAIILLLLAHVIAQLLGGCTCVGSKAEFSNSTPNQQLAIGSLIFAWIVLVIAFSMLIIGTMSNSRSRKSCGIAHHRFLSIGGILCFVHGLFAVSYYVSVTAAQREKQRLQPRNPAGGAAGPTNTASV, from the exons atggccagaaactaTGGCTTTCTTGTCTGCCTCTTGATCATGATTTTGGACATTATTGCTGGGATTCTTGGCATTGAAGCTGAAATCTCTCAAAACAAG GTGAAACATTTGAGGATGTGGATTTTTGAGTGTAGAGACCCAAGCTATCAGGCTTTCAAGCTAGGGTTGGCTGCAATTATACTTCTACTCCTTGCTCATGTTATTGCTCAGTTGCTTGGTGGTTGCACTTGCGTTGGGTCCAAGGCGGAGTTCTCAAATTCCACACCAAACCAGCAATTAGCTATTGGTTCTCTCATTTTCGCTTG GATCGTATTAGTCATTGCATTCTCGATGCTCATCATAGGAACAATGTCGAATTCGAGATCAAGAAAATCTTGTGGGATAGCACACCATAGATTCCTGTCTATAGGAGGGATTTTATGCTTTGTTCATGGACTATTTGCAGTTTCCTATTATGTGTCTGTCACTGCTGCCCAaagagaaaaacagagactaCAGCCAAGGAACCCTGCTGGAGGTGCTGCAGGGCCTACAAACACCGCCTCTGTTTAA